The window GCGGTCGGCATTTCGCGCTTCAAGGCCGGTTATCTGCTCGATTTGGCCCAGAAGTGCAGCGACGGCACGATCCGCCTCGCTCGGCTCGGGCGGTTGAGCGACGAACGGGTGATCGAGGAGCTGATCCAAATTCGTGGCATTGGCCGATGGTCGGCCCACATGTTCCTGATTTTTTCCCTCGGCCGGCCCGACGTTTTGCCGCTCGACGACCTGGGCATCCGCTCGGCAATCCGCCGTCTCTATGCGTTCGACGATCTTCCGCCGAGGGCAGCCTGCCTAGAAATCGGCAACCGCTGGCGTCCATTCGCGAGCATCGGCAGTTGGTATTGCTGGCGGTTCCTGGAAAGCGTGCCGCGCCGGGCAGCCTCGAAGGGCAAATGAAAGTAAGTCGATGAGTCGAAGCGGCGCTCGACACAGGCCTGTAACCGGTCGCGCCCGGCCGGTGTATAACGTGCGAAAGCCCAACATCTAATCCATCTTCCCTGAAGGAGATCCCACGATGAAACGGATGCTAGCAATCATGGCCGGGGCGCTGATCTGGACAAGCGCGGCCGTTTCCGCCCAGGCGGCACCGATCGAGCCGGCCGATATTGCCACCGGAGCGAAATGGTTCGTTCACATCGATTTCGATGCTGCCCGCGACTCGAAAGTCGGCCAGCGCATCCACGAAGAAGCGCTGAAGAACGATCACGTCAAAAAAGAGCTGGCGAAAATGCAGGATGAATTGGGCATGGATCCGCAAAAGGATCTGCATGGGGCGACACTCTACGGCACTTCATTCACGCCGCACAAGGGCGTGCTGATCGTTTATGCCACGGCCGATAAGGCCAAGTTCATGGCCCATCTCAAGGCAAAACCCGACTTCATGGCTTTGAAAACCGAAGACGGCAAAGAAACGCTCTAC of the Pirellulales bacterium genome contains:
- a CDS encoding DNA-3-methyladenine glycosylase 2 family protein yields the protein MPLDHRTIQRHFRRADPILAEVIRKVGPVTLKPERDRFKMLVRSILSQQISVGAAKAIRLRLEARLEPEGIRPEALARMTVDELRAVGISRFKAGYLLDLAQKCSDGTIRLARLGRLSDERVIEELIQIRGIGRWSAHMFLIFSLGRPDVLPLDDLGIRSAIRRLYAFDDLPPRAACLEIGNRWRPFASIGSWYCWRFLESVPRRAASKGK